The genomic region cgtagcacaaacgtttgataccacttttgttggatttgaagaaggtgggggggccaacttcactcacatgaaTAAGAACTGTTGACAGAAACTATGCTATGTGCACTTACTAGTTTTTCCAGTTGTCGGAAATCTCTGAACTGAGTGGCTGTTCAACtaccaaaaaaaagcaaaaaggaaacactcctcattttcattttcaaattgcTCAACTACTGTTGCCTTGTCGGTATGTTCGGGTGTTTTACCTGAAGGATGAGTTAATTACTTCCCTGTGTCTTTGGGACAACAGGTCCTCACTGTCACTAGGTGTGATGCAGACTCATCCATGTTAGGAACTCAAACAAGCAAGTgcaggggtggggtggggtggagggGCCTTGAGCAcctgcccctttcctgatgggtgtcCTTAGTGCCCTTTTTGATgaggcaatttaaaaaaaattgtgtgtgcatgtggagTCCTTCCTGTGCAacaatctaaggagcttggaaagaaaagcttcaggacttctttaggtttcttgaagacgtttcacctcttatccgagaagattcttcagttctaagagcaactggtgcagagtcccagattttaagccctatgggagtgtccccaagagggtcatgcGAGTGCTGTCACTGATCTTCGTATTTTATTATCTCATAACACTTATTTAATCAGATACCATCTGTCCTGTGGACGTGATAGTATGATGTGattccatattagattcttgatgaatgtgggGAGTTGCTATTCTGCCTGGTTCTGTGTgtccctttttaactttgagcacccgccccttcaAACATCTCTGCATGGCCCTGAACTCAAATAAATCAGACCGTGGACAAGACTATCAGGTAAAGAGAGAAGCTGAGCTGTCAGCTGGTCACCAACTAGAAGTGATTTGGTTCAGGATATGTGGGAGGATGCTGTACAGGCACAACAGGCCTAAAAGTCAGGCTGCCTATTTATTGGTTGATCTACATTCTAACccacatttgttttttacatatttgtcacatgtacatgtttcagatcattaaaaaatagacaaagataactcaagtaaatacaaaatgcagttttttttcaatGATGATTTCATCAAGAGAAAAAGTTAGTATATTCATAGTCTATTCCTCCACATTGCAAGGATCCAATTGAAGTGGTTTAAGCAAGTCAAACTGCCAGACCAGGGATACACTGGACAGATTACATTCCTGCCCTGACTTGGGAAAGCATCATTATCCCTGAGGTGGTGGATTATAGCCAGAAAAGATGGATATTGCACATAGTGGAGTTTGGATATTCTCATCATCTCTTTTGTGGGTCCAAACTTTGGGTGGTATGTGTGATTGTGAATTGTTGTCTGTCACTCTGTggtagccctgtgacagactgatgacctgtccagggtttatctcgcctcttgccctatggtagctgagATAGGCCcaaggtgtgggaggagttcagtGAGGCCATGGAACAAGACTGTTGTTAACCTGGAAGCGTGGGGATGACTTCAACTGAGGATACAACTATAAGGAATATTTCAAAGAGCTCGTCAATCCCTCTGGTATGGTTCCTGTAGACGAAGCAGAATGTGGAAACGAGAGGGCAAGTCATCCATTACTGGTAGCGAGGTAGTGAAACCTCAGTGTGAAGGTTTACTCTAAGCCATTGTTCAGCTTTGCTTCCAGATCCTTAACTCCTTAACTTAGGAGAcacaccctaaccctaaccctaacttaGGATCCTTAACTTAGGAGATTTGCCAACTTGGTCCCACTCCCAAGTCACTGCTTACTGACTCTTGCAtacccttccttccctccctttAGCATAAATTTTATACATgcagttcacttttattttattttcaatgtggAACCAACTACCCAAAATcaccaaaaatatattttttgtgtttttatcaatTGACAATAAATGTTTGCATTGATGGACTTATATTTTGAAGCACATATCACGAAAGGCTACAATGCTTGTTGTTAGTTACAACTAATGGTGTACCTGTGTGATTAGTGTCTCTGTGCACTTCTTGTGAACACGCTTATTGTTGTTTTGCCTTATTTGGTCCACAATTTGTCTTGTTTTCCTCCAGTATCCAACTATAATCCAAAAAAATAGTAGTTGCAAGAAAATTAACCCTCTTAGGTAGTTAAGAAAAAGAGCACAATAACTGGAGAATGGGGGAGTGtaacagagggagaaaaaagaaggGGTAGAAATAGGGTGAAAAGGGAAGTTGAAGAAAATActagaagaggaagagagaattGAAAGGTGATGTAAAAAgatgacacaaagaaaaaatgttaaagaatttaaaatgataagctaaaggaggaagaaagagagagggaggatcAGGAAGGACATTTCTCAGGGAGGAGGGGGTAAAAAGCGAAGGGGGAGGTACCTACAAATAGATCGACAAGCAGGTTCTGCTTCAGTTGCAGCTCTCACCAGGCTTTCTGTGAGCTCCAGCATTTCCTCCTAGAGTTCTTCAGCACACACTGCATCCTCTTACTGCCCAGGCTTTGCTTCCCACAAAGTCACTGAGTGCTCTTCTGCAAACATGGCGATGGAGAAGAAAGAGCTGCAGTTACTGAATAGCCTCTTTGCCACCTACATCAAGAAGGTCAATAATCAGGTGAATTATCAGGAGCACAATGAGTCCATCCATGGCATAGTTGAGGAGAAGATGAAGGAGCTGTTGAGCATGGCGCATGAAGAAGACAACAAGGAAATAATCAGGGAGCAGAAAACCTTAACATTGAGGTGGGAAGGGGCAAAAGGGGGCATTTGTGAGTCTTTATATTGAtaatgtgattattattatgtatacTGTTATTTTTTCACTGATAAATTCAAAACCTGTTTTGGATCCATAAACAGTCAACATCTTGCTGGAGATTAACTAGTATAGGCCTATTCTTACTTAACACTCACATGTAAAATAGTAAATGTAGAACTGTTTTTGACTTAAATAACTAAAACCGCAAATTATTTCCTGAGTTCTGTCTCGTGATATATCTCTCTCTCCTAACATGCCTTCcacctctcctcttcttttgtctttggcCAAGAGCAGAATAGTTTCCACTGGCACTCTGTTGGCACACTGGAGGCCAGATCAGCAGTTcaatacaaaaatcacattctTGCTGtttgatttcacaaatattttgtGCCAGTGCCCTTCCTTATGCAACCCTTCCCATTTATCCAGAACCAGCACTAAGAGTACACTGGCTTGAATGAAACCAGTTGCTCATCAAAGGTTTTCTGTCTAAAACTCATCTGTGTATCTTACTGGCGTCCAGGTTGGaagctgagaaaaaaagaagagaaattgCAGAAGACCAGTTAGATAGGATTATAAAGGTAATTTGTAATCTCcaatatttttatctttttattgttattagcaGGGATGGACccactcaaacatttttttttaaatattaattggtTCATCTatagttttctgttgtttgatgGAAtactaaaactgaaaaagaaaaaaaattgataaataatataaagcTGATCTTTGGTTCTGTTTAATCctttaattactttggtgttgtATGGCAAACTATGGGTGATGTCTTTGTCAGCAAAAAGGCTGTAAACAGccaaaaaacaggacaaagctCAAAATTCATACCCTCTTTGTTTGTAATTTAATGCCACATTTTTCAAAGCCATCCTATGGACTTCATTTGTTTGGCCTGTAATTTGGTCCAGTTGTCGGAATTAGCAAATTAGCAAAATGGAGAGTTGTTTAAAATAtgtatgctttttttaaactattataATGTTAGACTGCATGATGTAATgatatttcattaaaataaatgcttttaattttGCAGGAGAAGGTTAAAGCTGAGCTGGACTGTGAGTTTCAGAAGAAACGCACTGGACTGCTGGAGCAGGAGATTCAGTTCTTGAAGGAGATCTATGAAGAGGTTCactcctccttttcttcttattttttatgCTATATTCAGGatgatgtgtgtttttatacaatCTCTTCACAGATAAAAGACTGAAGTTCTCAGTTACAGCACTGTGCTGGTTCACTCCCATGGCTTACTAGGACAGAACAGAACATTAGCTATTATTAAGTGTATTAAACCCATCACATCTATGAATTGTAGGTAGATTTGTTCTAGCCTTCATCAAGAGCTGCCAAAGAGAACCATGAGAGGGTTTATTCTACTCTAAGGCTGGATATTAAGATGGcaaatttatgtatttttgtaatttagCGCACTTAgaaatatcattttaaagaacCTGACACAGTGATTAAAATTTGTTCTAAGTATGGTTTCAGTAATGGTTCTGATGCATTTAGTTGTTACCAGCTGTTAACAATGTTAACAGAGGTTAATCAATTAATGTGATGTGTACAGACAACAGCTCATATAGATAAATCCTAACTCTAAGCCTCTGTTTATCTTCACCTGTCTCCTCTTCTCCTGTAGAAGATCAATGAGCtgcagagtcagaaccagactgAGACCGATAATAACAATTCAGACCTGATGGAAACACTGGAAAAGATCAGGGGGCGTGTTAAGAGGATCAGTCTTGAAAAACACCAGTCAAAGGTTGGAGATATGTTATCATTATTAACTGCTGTGGTAAAGATAAATTCTGCTACCCAAGAGCCTGAATTGAActgttttttatataaataaaaacattaacctTTGAACCTGGCATGATAAAACAGATGCAGAATATAGAGTCAGAGTTCGGGAGAATGAAAGAGAATATGACGAAACTGATGAACAACCTAAAAGGATATGAGCAAAGACTCAACAACAGCACGGACCTGGAGGCTGATATTGAACATTACGCAAAGTTGctggaaaaaatgaaagaaaggtgATGTTTTCAATTGTATTCAATAAGTTGACAGATTTTATTATCTGCTACATTGCTTCATCTTATAATTGTTGTTAAATTCAAGTGCTGTAATCATGGCTGGAGTACCTACCATTAAAGTTGTTGCTTTTAATCATTTACCTGGATGAAATCCAATCATTCTGGTTAAAGATTTTATATctatggatagatagagctgtggctacaatgtagcttgccatcaccagtgtgtgaatgtgtgtgtgaatgggtggatgactggatgtgtaaagcgctttggggtccttagggactagaaaagcgctatacaaatacaggccatttaccattttaccatcacattattatattatttattaaattatttttcaacgtttttctttttgtcttcacaGGATTAATACAGGGAAAAATGTGGATTCAGATGAAGGTAAGAACAAAGGTGTGAAGACTCTTTAACCAGCATACAAACCTCAATTTGTGTGAAATCACACTGTATTCACACTGAGTCAAATACACATAACTTACTGTTTAAATATAGATTTTTGTCCATCAAAAATCAAGTCCATCTGGAGATAAGCATAaacataccaaaataaaacattaagaaGGGCTGACTGAGCATACGATCAGATAATTGTGAAACTCTCAAACTCTGTACTGTCTgcttaataacaagtatgattcagtgcagagaggtctattaacgcatagtgagtgagaaaggtgactgaagaagaataGTCAATACATCATGGGAATCCGCCAATCATTAACATACATATCTAATTGCCATCACATCAGACGAAAATGTAGCTGTATAAACTTCAAGTATCTGCTtaatttatcaagacatcacatatttgcaaaagtgctcctcTGTGAAGAGGTAGTAGTTTATTTCATTGCAACCTGTAATACAAAAGGTTTgaagtgtgaaataaactgcaatggagtttggttgggggggggggttcttttaaaacaaagagGGGCTAGCTCTTTAACTCCAGCCGATAAGACCATTTCCCACACccataaacataaactactctACACTCTTTTTATACTGCTGGCACTTTACTCGCTTACAGTTATTTACTCACCTTTCAgtgactttaattttaaaactgtgtatatactgtatattcagTGTATTTATTATCTCACTCTTACTGCCTGTTTATGCCCTGTCCGTATCTTCAACGTCATGGTGCTCTGTTGTATGTTAGTTggcccttggggataaataaagactttctgattctgaaaacaaAGTTTGGGAACTACTGATGTAACTGAAAATAACAAGAACATGAAGGAAGCTGTGGTGTTTATAGCAGTGATTGAAAGGACTGTTGCATTGTTGAGCAGAAATGACGTTCCATCTTGTATTCACCTCCACCCTCCATCCTGTATTCACCCTGTTTACAACTGGCTCACAAGTACTGTTTGCAGCTACCACTAGATGGTGCTAGGGTGCATGCAAAGTTAAACACTCCGATTCCATTGCAGACTCAAATCCGGACAGTGGTTCCAGTGACAATGGGGTAAAATACTATTAATTTTAtctattcatgtttttatttctttgtgaagtttcgtgcgtgtgtgtgtgtgtgtgtgtgtgtgtgtgtgtgtgtgtgtgtgtgtgtgtgtgtgtgtgtgtgtgtgtgttgtttatgttttgaaatTTTCTTTCTTAAGAATCCTGACAGGTCGTTTTGTTTTAGAAAATGTAGGAAAAGAAAttcatcatcaaacaaatgGTACAGTTCTTAGGTCTTCGTTTCAAAGTGAATTATAAGAAGaggaagaattaaagcagcttTTTTCATGGCTCAGTGACACCAGACTATGAAAAATAAGTAGTTGTCTGGTGATTATGTTGAAAAGTGCTTTTTGCATTCAGCTACTGATTGCAAGTAGTTATAGCAACcaggcaacctgtctccaaaaaCCTGCAGCCAGCCTCTGACTGCACTCTCAGACAAGACTGCAACATGCTGATATCAGTCTGAATCAGTCCACACTGATGAACACAAAAGAGGACTCAACTCAGCTGGTTGTATACGGGTTATATTCCTACATAAAAGCAAGGCTGCAGAGCGAGCAACTTTGTCATTTTGAG from Astatotilapia calliptera chromosome 23, fAstCal1.2, whole genome shotgun sequence harbors:
- the LOC113015929 gene encoding low molecular weight neuronal intermediate filament-like isoform X1, translated to MAMEKKELQLLNSLFATYIKKVNNQVNYQEHNESIHGIVEEKMKELLSMAHEEDNKEIIREQKTLTLRLEAEKKRREIAEDQLDRIIKEKVKAELDCEFQKKRTGLLEQEIQFLKEIYEEKINELQSQNQTETDNNNSDLMETLEKIRGRVKRISLEKHQSKMQNIESEFGRMKENMTKLMNNLKGYEQRLNNSTDLEADIEHYAKLLEKMKERINTGKNVDSDEGKNKDSNPDSGSSDNGDESE
- the LOC113015929 gene encoding low molecular weight neuronal intermediate filament-like isoform X2 yields the protein MAMEKKELQLLNSLFATYIKKVNNQVNYQEHNESIHGIVEEKMKELLSMAHEEDNKEIIREQKTLTLRLEAEKKRREIAEDQLDRIIKEKVKAELDCEFQKKRTGLLEQEIQFLKEIYEEKINELQSQNQTETDNNNSDLMETLEKIRGRVKRISLEKHQSKMQNIESEFGRMKENMTKLMNNLKGYEQRLNNSTDLEADIEHYAKLLEKMKERINTGKNVDSDEDSNPDSGSSDNGDESE